Within Dermacentor albipictus isolate Rhodes 1998 colony chromosome 3, USDA_Dalb.pri_finalv2, whole genome shotgun sequence, the genomic segment taatcgtcatctgtcttgtccgtatttcctttctttaacgcagcgagccccgtacttcccagtaacgaacggcatgcgcgttgtcagcatggcatagcattcccgacaggaaattagtgggtgcggcgttttcaagaaaagaaacgcaagcaaggcagatggcaattattgttgtgtgccaGATATACAGCCCAATGGCTGTAAACTTTTGTTAGAGTGTAGGCGCAAAGCTGCTTTATCTTTAACTTTTGGTGACCAACGTTCCTTCGCCAGTGAAGCAATTCGTTCCTGTTTATTTTGTGCCGTGTCATGTGAGGCAGCGTTTAAGCATGCCGGCACGCTTCGCCGCATGCTGATAGATAGAGTCACGCTTCAGGAGGAAAGGCGCAAAAAAGGCTTTACAGACTGAGTCAAGCAAGACAGATAACGTTTATCGCCGtatggcaagatacaacccaaagggtgtactttTGTTTTAGTGTACGAAGTCATCACCAGAGGCTGTTGAAAGGAAAATTATATGGGCTATAAACTTGCACGTTGACAAGGAACTTGAGAAGAAATTGAGGGTTGTGCAATGAGCAAAGGAACGAAAATTGATAGGCGTAACCTGAAGAGACAAGAATACAGGGGTGCGGTTTAGAGAGCGAACGGATATAGCCATCATTCTATAATAAACAATAAATGAAGAGATGGAATTAGGCAGGCCATGAATGGATAGGGCATATAAATAGTGTTCTATTATAGTTCCAAAATGGGGGCCAAAAGAAAGGAAGCAACGTCGAGGACGGCATAGAACTGGGTGCTGTGATAAATAAGGAAATTTTCAGGCATTCGTGATCCGATCTGGGTAAGGCCTTCGTGCTGCAATGGGCGTAATATATGCCGATGATCGTAAATTTAACAAtaactcatatatatatatatatatatatatatatatatatatatatatatatatatatatatatatatatatatatatatatatatatatatatatgtttgtgtgtgtgtgtgtgtgtgtgtgtgtgcgtgtgtgcgcgtgtgtgcgtgcgcgtgcgcgtgtgtgtgcatgcgcgtgcgcgtgtgtgtgtgtgtgtgtgcgtgcgcgtgcgcgcgtgtgtgtgtgtgtgtgtgtgtgtgtgtgcgcgtgcgcgcgcgcgcgtgtgtgtgtatgtgtgtgtgtgtgtgtgtgtgtgtgtgtgtgtgtgtgtgtgcgtgcgcgtgtgcgtgtgcgtgggcgtgcgcgtgcgcgtgcgcgtgcgtgtgtgtgtgtgtgtgtgtgtgtgtgtgtgtgtgtgtgtgtgtgtgtgtgtgtgtgtgtgtgtgatcgcTATGCACATCTAATTATCTGAAGCTGTGCCATTTCCTGTATATTTTATTAATCGCTGTCACTGAATGGTGGAGCCGTCAATGTTGCAGCCTCTGCTTCCTTATATTTCCTACCAAAAAAGGGAAACGCACATCTGTTACGTGATAAAAAAATCCTCATATTAGGACAGACACCCGAATTTGCCTTAGGCGACTATCACTCCGTTCAATTGCGTAGTTTCGCAACTGAATTTCCCCACAATTCGGCACCTACGTGAGTGGCCGGTACTGAGTACAGTTTTTTCTTTGCAGCATCTTTTTAGCAAGAAAACACCCACCAACATTCTCGGTCCAGCTCGTGGGCGGGTTGATGGGCAGAATCGCAACCGAGGGCGGAACGCACATAACTCGGTTACCAGAGCAAATGGCTAGGTTCGCAAAACGTGATCCATGTTCTCATGCAACTACATATTTAATAACGCcgtagaaaagaaagagaaagaagaacaGCACGCAGAGCACTTACTGTCATAAGCATGATTCAATGTATTTGCGTTGCTACGTAGTGACATAGTCCGCCCTTATGCATTTTAGACTACAATGCGTCAATAAGCAACGATGCCCAGTGACGTTGGACGTCATGCCTCATTTACGCAGCATACGTGAAAGGAATGTATTACATACATTCCCACATCCGGTGGTGTCATTGCTGATGCGGACGGGAAGCGACGTAAGCGGGGCACGTCCGCTGCACAAGTGGCTCCACAGGGCTCGTTCTGTTTTCGGACGCCCCAAGAAAGTCGGCCTCGTTTACCCCGGGAATGCGAAATTGAGCTGCAATGAGATACGAGAGAGAAGGTAGGGTAACTTGTCGTGCCAGCGGCTGTTTAAGCCTTCTCCTAGCCTCACAAACCAGGTTTACAGAGAACAGGATCGCCAAATCTTTTGTTTTTcggatgaaggggggggggggggagagaacgGGGCACGCGTTTCTCTTGGAAGTTCCGCAAGTGTTGTTATTGTGTACCAAATTTGAGGACCATGCCAATAGTGCTCAGAATATTGCAGGCATACATTTAAGAATTCGGATCAAAGCAATATGCATTAGAGAGCAAACGCTGGTGAGTGAAGATTAAGAGCAAGTGGAGCTTTGCATATAATGCAACACATATCGAACAGATAATCCGGTGTTGGCTGAAGAAAGATACTGGGCGCAATTGGAACAAAAATCTAACCCAGTCGAAAGCGTCGCAGGCTCAAACGAATTATATTAAGTAGAAAATTTGTAGACATAAGTTAGAGCCCAATTATGCGGGACAGGGGTTACGAGATGCCTTGGTCTTTCAGCAGAGGTACATAAATTCAAATTCATATCATTCGCTAAATCCGTCAATACAGTTCACATTGGTACAGTTCACTCCCACTTGCTTTTGATTTGGCAAGCCCTGTGAATTTTACTACCTCCCTCCCCTGCCGGCTTCGACGCTTTCCCGATGTCGGCAACATGTTCATGGCCACGTACACTTCCGTTCTTTGAAGATCCAACCGTCCTGCAACAATACAGAAAGGTCTGCCCTATGGCCGCAAACTCTAGCACGCCGTCATCGTTGACAATTCACTCCTTGTAGGACACCTATTTACGTTGCACTTTGCACTATGCCATACGGTCTCGAGTACACTTGCTTCATAATAGAAAAACGTTTGACGAGGACGAAGTCATTAAGCTGTATATTAGCGATGTGCATGTCCTAGCGACAGTCTAAATGTCTATTATTTGCTTCGCAGTACCGCTGGTAAGCCTCCTCTGTTTTCCGCTTCTCACACAATCGCAGGCGGCTAGGAATACTGAGCTGTTGATGAGCAGGAAGCATTGGTGTCTTTCCAAACGCTTCTAAATATGAAATGAAGTCAATTCTTGCAGCTAGCGACCGGGTGAAATTAGAAACTGCATAATCCAAGCACCATTTTTATCATTTAAAACTTTGAGATGTGAAAATAAACCGCTTGAAGTCCCATATTTATCTCCCAATCATTCCGTGTTCTACAGAACGGTATAGGACGTACTGCTTCGCCAAACGATTGTTCGTGTCTTGGCCCATTCTTGCAGACGCCGACTTACAGCAACTGGTAGGTTCATTGTCCGATATCTTCCCTGTCTTCTTCTTGAAGACCTCTGAGTTTAAGAAAGGAATATCACTGTTTGGGGCTTCCGTACTTAGGCGTGCAGCCACTATTCTTGTGCACTGATCAACTGCCACTCAGAATGACGGCTTTTCTTATTCCTGTGGCTTACTACAGTGATAGCTGTTATAGATTCATTTCTCCTCGTCGTTATGATGTCCGCCAGAGTCCACCGGTGGTCCCTGGCGCCGTCGCCGAAATCCCAAAATCATTTTGCGAGAAAgttacaaagaaacaaaaaagtcaTGAGCCAATCCACTCTGTCAaggtggttaaccagcgaagctgtttagcgcacgacacggAGTTGACACAAAATTTCCCACGAAGGTACGgattcatttattgtcttgatgcgtggtcattatttcactcgcgaCGGCAATcatattctttgataatgtcaaatcgatgcacgtatgcCACTGCACTGTTAAGCAAAACTACATCCTTCTTCCactaacaataatcgtcatctgtcttgcccgcattttctttctttaacgcggcgaatTCACGCaaagctaattcacgcaaagtgagtagccgtcaagatagatagatagatagataaactttataaaaagaataatcagaaaaccgctaatggtcggggcccttagtccagggctccgctggctcttgcctgCCGtcaaccttacgggactatgattcattgcatattttgcttgcttacgggggtatgagccattgctcacgggggtatgagccattgatatgacagttttcgacatgctgttctgcatgttgtatgcgtgattagaaagaatttaagcacttttcgcttccctttgctgagtgcttgtaggcTCTGCCTTACAGGGCTATGATCTgttgtattttttgcttgcttacgggagcatgaatccTTACGGGGTAcaagccattgatgatgatagtttttgttcacggagaacaaaaaatgcatggaaccctagccacatacagcttcgctgtaaaaagtctCATGGTGCCACTATGATATAAACTTACGACCAACAGATTCGCATTCCAGCATTCTACCTCTAAGCCACTCTGCTTATGTTACAGCCGCAGACAACACTGATCCTGTACAGCGCTCTCCAGGACCATTAGACTAACGTTCGCTCAAGACCTGTGTAATGGATAGAGCTGGCGTCTGCGCCTTCCAAGTTGCGGAGGCAGTCCTAGAGTAAGTTTTCTTCATCTTATAATGAGAATGgctgttgttttgcttgttttcCTTCCGGGAGAGCGCGCACGCTTGGTCTTGAATGCCATTTTTCTTCCAGCTCTTGACTCCATCTCATGTTAACTTGATAGCGCTGAGCACGTCTTGCTTTtctgttcttttgtttttgccaAGGATAGCGTGAGGTGTAATAATGGAGTAGTCCAAACATAACTTTGAGAAAAGCCGAGCAAAACCAGTAGCAAGAACATAAAAGATTGTTTTAGTAGGCACCAGTGGCCATGTCCACATAggtaagaggaggaagaaaagccgaGTTTTTCAACTTCACCACTGGGAGGCACAATTTGCTTTCTTCCTATATTATGCCTCGTACCCATTgcaggggattggccaagaaaccGGTGGTTAAACGGGTGAGGGgagatggatcgatggatggacggagtaactttattgaaaggtcctgcgagctacggggcgcaaggtcccatagagcgggctactcccacgttgggaccgggagttgtaactccctcgccgcatcgtgggctcgctggacagcccagagctgctccgccaggaaACACTAAAGGAAACAGTATATGTCAGGGAAAAGTTGAAATTGCACAAAGCCCTTCTAACGTACGAGACATTCTTTTCCTTCAAGGAAACCATGTGCTTTTGAAATGACAGCAAATTCGAAGGCAATAAACTTAAAAATAATATTCTGTGAATCATCAATTGACAAAACAGTAAGTTAACCAAATATTCTCCTTGTGTCCCAAAGGAACCCGCAAACGGCCAAGTATACGTTCTTGTGGCTAAAACCCTACGTAGGTGCCCAAAGGAGAGAATAATTTCAATGTTCACAGCAGTACCTAATTTTATGAATTGAATTTCGAAGTACTTTTTTCACTAGATCGTAATTAGATGGTAGGTTAACAAAACATGATCAATGGTTTCAGGTTCTCTGCAGATATGGCATGGAGGGGACAACACAAGACCAGGCCTCTGTAAATAAggagaggagaaaaaaaggagGGCAAGACGTGGAGGTTGCCAGTGTAAGATCCGGCTGATGCAGGTAGTACTATGCAGGTAGTACTACCTGCATAGAATggcacataaacttaagaaaatggctagccgggtggacacaaaagtggtcttttccgcaccagaaaagctggcaaaaatatgtcgattgacggacccgtaccgtaagccagctgccggatgctctacgaatcatcgaaaAGCGCCAGTAAGATGCGTAGAAGCTGTTGTAtctgagcttccgctgtcctgtgggaaaaaatacatcggacagacagggagatgt encodes:
- the LOC135902610 gene encoding uncharacterized protein isoform X2; translated protein: MRVLQPFFKRSRPAIRACSISHSRGKRGRLSWGVRKQNEPCGATCAADVPRLRRFPSASAMTPPDVGMLPFVKDVPALYLTRIDGKRRTRRILNNV